In the genome of Perca fluviatilis chromosome 4, GENO_Pfluv_1.0, whole genome shotgun sequence, one region contains:
- the st7l gene encoding LOW QUALITY PROTEIN: suppressor of tumorigenicity 7 protein-like (The sequence of the model RefSeq protein was modified relative to this genomic sequence to represent the inferred CDS: substituted 1 base at 1 genomic stop codon) — translation MEDTAGSNPQSLGFTEKLKSWLSWSWTYVCFIWFGMVLIMIYIPVDCIMTLYXLSPLLLSASVFLNTLTPKFYVALTGTSSLISGLILIFEWWYFRKYGTSFIEQVSVSHLRPLLGGVESSSTTGLFTSVNGEAEPRPSVSECKVWRNPLNLFRGAEYNRYTWVTGKEPLTYYDMNLSAQDHQTFFTGDTPQLRPEDAVMQKAWRERNPQARIRAAYQAIEMNHECAAAYVLLAEEEATTITEAERLFKKALSIAGKDINLLVYIKRRLAMCARKLGRIKEAVKMMRDLMKEFPLLGMLNIHENLLEALLELQAYADVQAVLAKYDDISLPKSATICYTSALLKARAVSDKFSPEAASRRGLSTAEMNAVEAIHRAVEFNPHVPKYLLEMKSLILPPEHILKRGDSEAVAYAFFHLQHWKRAEGALNLLHCTWEGTFRIIPYPLEKGHLFYPYPGCTETADRELLPSFHEVSVYPKKELPFFILFTAGLCSFTAMLAMLTHQFPELMGVFAKAFFSTLFAPLGFFADKMESFMPSSFWHQLTQI, via the exons ATGGAGGACACCGCTGGCAGTAATCCCCAATCTCTCGGATTTACAGAGAAATTAAAGTCTTGGCTCTCTTGGTCATGGACCTATGTGTGCTTCATTTGGTTCGGCATGGTGCTGATCATGATATATATTCCTGTGGA TTGCATTATGACACTATACTGACTGTCACctcttcttctttcagcctcAGTGTTTTTGAATACACTGACCCCCAAATTCTATGTGGCTCTCACTGGAACCTCCTCTCTCATCTCTGGACTCATCCTT ATATTTGAGTGGTGGTATTTTCGTAAATATGGGACCTCATTCATTGAACAAGTGTCAGTGAGCCACCTGCGTCCTCTTCTGGGTGGAGTGGAGAGCAGCTCCACGACTGGTCTGTTCACATCAGTTAATGGAGAGGCAGAGCCTAGGCCCAGTGTTTCAG AGTGTAAGGTCTGGAGGAATCCTTTGAATCTGTTCAGAGGAGCAGAGTACAACAG GTACACCTGGGTAACAGGGAAGGAACCCTTAACATACTATGATATGAACCTGTCTGCTCAAGACCATCAGACTTTCTTCACAGGAGACACTCCGCAGTTAAGACCAGAAGATGCTG TGATGCAGAAAgcctggagagagagaaatcctCAAGCCAGGATCAGAGCAGCTTACCAGGCCATAGAAATGAACCATGA ATGTGCTGCAGCGTATGTGCTCTTAGCAGAGGAAGAAGCCACAACCATCACAGAAGCTGAACGCCTATTCAAAAAAGCACTAAGTATCG CAGGAAAAGATATCAACTTACTGGTGTACATTAAACGCAGACTGGCAATGTGTGCACGCAAGCTGGGACGGATTAAAGAAGCAGTGAAAATGATGAGAGAT TTAATGAAGGAGTTTCCACTTTTGGGAATGTTAAATATACATGAAAACCTCTTGGAGGCACTTCTAGAGCTTCAGGCATATGCTGATGTCCAAGCAGTCCTTGCCAAATATGATG ACATCAGCTTGCCGAAATCCGCCACTATATGCTACACATCTGCACTGTTAAAAGCACGGGCTGTATCAGATAA GTTCTCTCCAGAGGCCGCGTCACGGAGAGGGCTAAGCACAGCAGAGATGAATGCTGTGGAGGCAATACACAGAGCTGTTGAGTTCAATCCACATGTGCCAAAG TACTTATTAGAGATGAAGAGCCTGATCCTCCCTCCAGAGCACATCTTGAAGAGGGGTGACAGCGAGGCAGTGGCATACGCTTTCTTCCACCTGCAGCACTGGAAGAGGGCAGAGGGAGCCTTAAACCTACTACACTGTACCTGGGAGGGCA CCTTTAGGATAATTCCCTACCCACTGGAGAAGGGTCACCTGTTTTACCCCTACCCAGGATGCACAGAAACAGCAGATAGGGAACTGCTGCCCT CTTTCCACGAGGTGTCTGTGTACCCAAAGAAAGAGCTTCCCTTCTTCATCCTCTTCACAGCAGGCCTTTGCTCCTTCACTGCCATGCTGGCCATGCTCACACATCAGTTCCCTGAGCTCATGGGTGTTTTTGCCAAAGCA TTCTTCAGCACACTCTTTGCACCCCTGGGTTTCTTTGCAGACAAGATGGAAAGCTTCATGCCGTCCAGTTTTTGGCACCAGCTGACTCAAATCTGA